A stretch of the Chitinophaga sp. Cy-1792 genome encodes the following:
- a CDS encoding M1 family metallopeptidase, producing MRKSLFLLGMLCTANFALHAQNNPGSNHGNRFEQLGTMLQSPNMYRSASGAPGPKYWQQRADYEIAAEIDDDKQRLTGAETITYFNNSPDPLTYIWLQLDENQHDAKSELQGINTSRMSDKMTMAGVNSILKEDKDLGVKIVKVTDADGKAATYTINNTMMRIDLPKPLMPGEKYRFKVDWWYNIPDRMTIGGRGGFEYFPEDKNYLYTITQWYPRLAVYSDFQGWQNKQFFGSGEFALTFGNFRVRMTVPADHVVGGTGECQNYKEVLTPAQYQRWQQAQTSKEPVEVVTLDEANKAITGHANAKKTWVYEASNVRDFAWVSSRRLVWDAMATNVEGNKVMAMSYYGKEAYPLYRRYSTKVVAHTLKSYSKHTIPYPYPSAISVEAANGMEYPMICFNYGRADKDGTYSETTKNGMIGVIIHEVGHNFFPMIVNSDERQWTWMDEGLNTFCQFMAEQEWDSNFPSGRGPAHKIVDYMKMPKDQLEPIMTNSENIINFGPNAYAKPATGLNILRETVMGRDLFDFAFREYARRWAFKHPTPADFFRTMEDASAVDLDWFWRGWFFGTEPCDISLDSVKWFRMDSKNPAENNATAKTAYDKNMDHVARRRNKEAGVKYTVDQDTSLQDFYSKYDRFAVSNEDKAAYQQYVNNLTPEEKKLYDSKKNFYEVTLSNKGGLVMPVILEWTFADGTKETDRIPVYIWRKNEFEITKVFAKDKQVVSVKLDPQRETADIDESNNTWPRQMAPSQFELFKAANTVRGASTGDNPMKKAKN from the coding sequence ATGAGAAAAAGTTTATTCCTGCTCGGAATGCTGTGCACCGCCAACTTTGCCTTGCACGCACAGAACAATCCGGGCTCCAACCATGGTAATCGCTTCGAACAACTCGGCACCATGTTGCAGTCACCCAACATGTACCGCTCTGCTTCCGGTGCACCAGGACCTAAATACTGGCAGCAACGCGCGGATTACGAAATCGCCGCTGAAATAGACGACGATAAACAGCGCCTCACCGGTGCTGAAACCATCACCTACTTCAACAACTCCCCGGATCCGCTGACCTACATCTGGCTGCAACTGGATGAAAACCAGCACGACGCCAAGAGCGAATTACAAGGTATCAATACCAGCCGTATGTCTGATAAGATGACAATGGCCGGCGTTAACAGCATCCTGAAAGAAGATAAAGACCTCGGCGTTAAAATCGTTAAAGTAACCGATGCCGACGGTAAAGCAGCTACCTATACCATCAACAATACCATGATGCGTATCGACCTGCCTAAACCACTCATGCCTGGTGAAAAATACCGCTTCAAAGTAGACTGGTGGTATAATATCCCGGATCGTATGACCATCGGCGGCCGCGGTGGTTTTGAATATTTCCCGGAAGATAAAAACTACCTCTATACCATTACCCAATGGTACCCACGTCTGGCAGTATATTCTGATTTCCAGGGATGGCAGAACAAACAGTTCTTCGGTTCCGGAGAATTTGCCCTGACCTTCGGTAATTTCCGTGTACGCATGACCGTACCTGCCGACCATGTGGTTGGTGGTACCGGTGAATGCCAGAACTATAAAGAAGTACTGACGCCTGCACAATACCAGCGCTGGCAGCAGGCACAAACCAGCAAGGAACCGGTAGAAGTAGTTACCCTCGATGAGGCTAACAAAGCAATCACCGGTCATGCCAATGCGAAGAAAACATGGGTATACGAAGCATCTAATGTGCGTGACTTCGCCTGGGTATCTTCCCGCCGCCTCGTGTGGGACGCTATGGCTACCAATGTAGAAGGCAACAAGGTAATGGCGATGTCTTATTACGGTAAGGAAGCGTATCCTTTATATCGCCGCTACTCTACCAAAGTAGTTGCGCATACACTGAAATCTTACTCTAAACATACCATTCCATATCCTTACCCATCTGCTATTTCAGTAGAAGCGGCTAATGGTATGGAATATCCGATGATCTGTTTCAACTATGGCCGTGCCGATAAAGACGGTACCTATTCTGAAACAACTAAAAACGGTATGATCGGTGTTATCATCCACGAAGTAGGTCACAACTTCTTCCCGATGATCGTTAACTCCGACGAGCGTCAGTGGACATGGATGGACGAAGGCCTCAATACCTTCTGTCAGTTTATGGCCGAGCAGGAATGGGATAGCAATTTCCCTTCCGGCAGAGGCCCTGCCCACAAGATCGTGGATTATATGAAGATGCCTAAAGATCAGCTGGAGCCTATCATGACCAACTCTGAGAATATCATCAACTTTGGTCCTAATGCATATGCTAAACCGGCTACTGGTCTGAATATACTCCGTGAAACTGTAATGGGTCGTGATCTCTTTGATTTTGCCTTCCGTGAATATGCACGCCGCTGGGCATTCAAACATCCTACACCTGCTGATTTCTTCCGTACCATGGAAGATGCTTCAGCAGTAGACCTGGATTGGTTCTGGCGCGGATGGTTCTTCGGTACGGAGCCTTGCGATATCTCGCTTGATTCCGTGAAATGGTTCCGTATGGATTCTAAAAATCCTGCTGAAAACAACGCTACCGCGAAAACAGCCTACGACAAAAACATGGACCACGTAGCACGCCGCCGCAATAAAGAAGCAGGTGTGAAATATACCGTGGACCAGGATACAAGTCTGCAGGACTTCTACAGCAAATACGATCGTTTTGCCGTATCCAATGAAGATAAAGCAGCCTACCAGCAATATGTGAATAACCTGACACCGGAAGAGAAAAAACTCTACGACAGCAAAAAGAACTTCTACGAAGTAACGCTGAGCAACAAAGGTGGGCTGGTAATGCCGGTTATCCTCGAGTGGACTTTTGCCGATGGTACGAAGGAAACCGACAGAATTCCGGTGTATATCTGGAGAAAAAATGAATTTGAGATCACCAAAGTATTTGCGAAAGACAAACAGGTAGTATCGGTAAAACTCGATCCACAGCGTGAAACCGCTGATATCGACGAAAGCAATAACACCTGGCCACGTCAGATGGCACCTTCTCAGTTCGAACTGTTTAAAGCCGCTAACACAGTACGCGGTGCAAGCACAGGAGATAACCCGATGAAGAAAGCAAAGAACTAA